In a genomic window of Myxococcales bacterium:
- the folK gene encoding 2-amino-4-hydroxy-6-hydroxymethyldihydropteridine diphosphokinase — protein MNELIIGLGGNLGTDDQLLARFDDVAADLARRGRVRASGVYRSDALVAGDPPFLNAALAVTPDERLAPEEVLALTQALEQRHGRRREVEPYWGPRTLDLDLLVWGKLQHRTPTLRIPHPRVHQRSFTLRPMIDLLGGDFVIPGHHETLTWLAHGSTPPIVPTDLAIVIARPAGP, from the coding sequence ATGAACGAGCTGATCATCGGCCTCGGCGGCAACCTCGGCACCGACGATCAGCTGCTGGCCCGGTTCGACGACGTCGCCGCCGACCTCGCGCGCCGCGGTCGGGTGCGCGCCTCGGGCGTGTACCGCAGCGACGCGCTGGTCGCGGGCGATCCGCCGTTCCTCAACGCCGCGCTGGCGGTGACGCCCGACGAGCGCCTCGCCCCCGAGGAGGTGCTCGCCCTCACCCAGGCGCTGGAGCAGCGCCACGGCCGGCGGCGCGAGGTCGAGCCCTACTGGGGCCCGCGCACGCTCGATCTCGACCTGCTGGTGTGGGGCAAGCTGCAGCACCGGACGCCGACCTTGCGCATCCCGCACCCGCGGGTCCACCAGCGCAGCTTCACGCTGCGCCCGATGATCGATCTGCTCGGCGGCGACTTCGTCATCCCCGGCCACCACGAGACGCTGACCTGGCTGGCTCACGGGAGCACGCCCCCGATCGTGCCGACCGACCTCGCGATCGTCATCGCGCGGCCAGCGGGGCCCTGA
- a CDS encoding aspartate aminotransferase family protein, with the protein MPLPATGWNPDRIYAELEDRRARDVPWRRGRTYAYVFDGGPDVEEVGKRAYMAYLSENGLDPTAFPSLLGFENDLCAIARDHLHGGPGVVGTFTSGGTESIMLAVKAARDHARAGRGVTAPRMIVPITAHAAFHKAGRYLGVEVVATAVDPVSFRADVDAMRAAIDERTILVVGSASGYAHGVVDPITDIAALAAERGVLCHVDGCIGGFVLPYFERLGARVPRFDFRVPGVTSISMDLHKYALCPKGASVIMYRDDELRRAQYFACSGWTGYTMINSTIQSSKSGGPLAAAWAVMHRMGDAGYLEMARGLLAARDALVAGIGAIEGLRVMGEPEMCLLAFTSDALPVFPLADAMKARGWPVQPQLAFGPSRENLHLSINPSNLPWTDELLRDLGQARDEVRAHQGAHEGVQAMARAVADGLTGADALAMLPRMVEGLGGGGGGALPAEMARINAILNALPRPLQEQLLVRFFAMMFTPGQG; encoded by the coding sequence ATGCCCCTGCCCGCTACCGGCTGGAACCCCGATCGCATCTACGCCGAGCTCGAGGACCGACGCGCGCGCGACGTCCCCTGGCGCCGCGGCCGCACCTACGCCTACGTCTTCGACGGCGGGCCCGACGTCGAGGAGGTCGGCAAGCGGGCCTACATGGCCTACCTCAGCGAGAACGGCCTCGACCCGACCGCCTTCCCCAGCCTGCTCGGCTTCGAGAACGACCTGTGCGCGATCGCCCGCGACCACCTCCACGGCGGCCCCGGGGTGGTGGGCACGTTCACCAGCGGCGGCACCGAGAGCATCATGCTCGCGGTCAAGGCCGCCCGCGACCACGCCCGCGCCGGCCGCGGCGTCACCGCCCCGCGCATGATCGTGCCCATCACCGCGCACGCCGCCTTCCACAAGGCCGGGCGGTACCTCGGCGTCGAGGTCGTGGCCACCGCGGTCGACCCGGTCAGCTTCCGGGCCGACGTCGACGCCATGCGCGCCGCGATCGACGAACGCACCATCCTGGTGGTGGGCTCGGCCTCGGGCTACGCCCACGGCGTGGTCGACCCCATCACCGACATCGCCGCGCTCGCCGCCGAGCGCGGCGTGCTGTGCCACGTCGACGGCTGCATCGGGGGCTTCGTCCTGCCGTACTTCGAGCGCCTCGGGGCGCGGGTGCCGCGCTTCGACTTCCGCGTGCCGGGCGTCACCAGCATCTCGATGGACCTGCACAAGTACGCGCTGTGTCCCAAGGGCGCGTCGGTGATCATGTACCGCGACGACGAGCTGCGGCGGGCCCAGTACTTCGCGTGCTCGGGGTGGACCGGCTACACCATGATCAACTCGACGATCCAGAGCTCCAAGTCGGGTGGTCCCCTGGCCGCGGCGTGGGCGGTCATGCACCGGATGGGCGACGCCGGCTACCTCGAGATGGCCCGCGGCCTCCTGGCCGCGCGCGACGCGCTGGTCGCCGGCATCGGCGCCATCGAGGGGCTCCGCGTGATGGGCGAGCCCGAGATGTGCCTGCTGGCCTTCACCTCCGACGCGTTGCCGGTGTTCCCGCTGGCGGACGCCATGAAGGCCCGGGGCTGGCCGGTCCAGCCCCAGCTCGCGTTCGGCCCGTCGCGCGAGAACCTGCACCTGTCGATCAACCCGTCGAACCTGCCGTGGACCGACGAGCTGTTGCGCGACCTGGGCCAGGCCCGCGACGAGGTCCGCGCCCACCAGGGCGCGCACGAGGGCGTCCAGGCCATGGCCCGCGCGGTCGCCGACGGCCTGACCGGCGCCGACGCGTTGGCGATGCTGCCGCGGATGGTCGAGGGCCTCGGCGGCGGCGGCGGCGGCGCGCTCCCGGCCGAGATGGCGCGCATCAACGCCATCCTCAACGCGCTGCCGCGACCGCTGCAGGAGCAGCTGCTGGTACGCTTCTTCGCGATGATGTTCACGCCGGGGCAGGGTTGA
- a CDS encoding TetR family transcriptional regulator — protein MIAAGTEPADGGLRARKKAEARAAIVDGALALFARHGYDAVTVDQIAERAGVARRTYFRYFATKEAVALDRRHRQLAMFRDQLTTAPRELTPVEVLDRALRALAADYRADRRRILAERALFAGSGELIAADLQVDRALELAIVDMATRRAGAGAAPVRAARMFAAAAMGVARVMVEEWADSDGALDMIALGAPALAVIAVLAPPAARRGGRRRPGASS, from the coding sequence TTGATCGCCGCCGGCACCGAGCCCGCTGACGGCGGCCTGCGCGCGCGCAAGAAGGCCGAGGCCAGGGCCGCGATCGTCGACGGCGCCCTCGCGCTGTTCGCCCGCCACGGCTACGACGCGGTCACGGTCGACCAGATCGCCGAGCGCGCGGGCGTGGCCCGCCGCACGTACTTCCGCTACTTCGCGACCAAGGAGGCCGTGGCGCTCGATCGCCGCCACCGGCAGCTGGCGATGTTCCGCGACCAGCTGACGACGGCCCCGCGCGAGCTGACGCCGGTCGAGGTGCTCGACCGGGCCCTGCGGGCCCTGGCCGCCGACTACCGGGCCGATCGCCGTCGCATCCTGGCCGAGCGCGCGCTGTTCGCCGGCTCGGGCGAGCTGATCGCCGCCGACCTCCAGGTCGATCGCGCGCTCGAGCTGGCGATCGTCGACATGGCCACCCGCCGCGCCGGCGCCGGCGCCGCCCCGGTCCGCGCCGCGCGCATGTTCGCCGCCGCCGCGATGGGCGTGGCCCGGGTCATGGTCGAGGAGTGGGCCGACAGCGACGGCGCGCTCGACATGATCGCGCTGGGCGCGCCGGCCCTGGCCGTGATCGCGGTGCTGGCCCCGCCCGCGGCGCGCCGCGGAGGCCGACGACGGCCGGGCGCGAGCAGCTGA
- a CDS encoding rubredoxin: MRAGRWPARPACRRWSTACAPAAPKRDQGAGAPRAAEDPRPASGQAHRATAPWQHRTVSSKKKYRCTVCSHVYDPAEGDPDTGVPPGTAFERLPDDWTCPDCGATKADFEPLED; this comes from the coding sequence ATGCGGGCGGGGCGTTGGCCCGCCCGGCCAGCCTGCCGGCGCTGGTCGACTGCCTGCGCCCCCGCTGCGCCGAAACGCGATCAGGGCGCCGGCGCGCCCCGCGCCGCCGAGGACCCTCGGCCGGCGTCCGGGCAGGCGCACCGTGCGACCGCGCCGTGGCAGCATCGGACCGTGAGCTCCAAGAAGAAGTACCGCTGCACCGTCTGCAGTCATGTCTACGATCCGGCCGAGGGCGATCCGGACACCGGCGTCCCGCCCGGGACCGCGTTCGAGCGCCTGCCCGACGACTGGACCTGCCCCGACTGCGGCGCGACCAAGGCCGACTTCGAGCCGCTGGAGGACTGA
- the ligD gene encoding DNA ligase D: protein MSSPTDDDPLARYRDKRTAGATPEPIGARPSGPRASAGVFVVHEHHATRTHWDLRLEIDGVLVSWAVPHGPTMDPDVKRLAVKVEAHPLEYCDFEAVIPEGNYGAGPMVVWDRGRFVPELDPREGVRDGEIKFSLQGYKLRGAFTLVKTGGRGPKGSPSARGGDDWLLIKKRDAWTEAAAKAGPLSSASVLSGLTAEELAAGAPRIAAWRAALAAVGAPRKVIDPGGFAPMLCETAPAPFTSPAWIFELKYDGYRLLGWGGAGAAMLRYRSNADATARYPELVASLKALPVPGLVIDGEVVVLDGEGKPNFKALAERAQVTRKHDIARAAVAAPVVWFVFDLLGADGVDLRGLPVEARKQLLAAIVPPAGPIRFAEHVPEVGAAFLAAAAGRGLEGVVGKKLGSRYRVGARSKDWVKLKVDPEADFAVCGFTPPKGSRAGLGALHLCVLADGAWRYAGKVGSGFSDAELIALRRDLDGAARWTIPFARPEDTADAIWIEPARVVQVRYREWPEDSTLRFPVFVRFRDDKPPLECGMPARHTGELVARAADAPAALIDITDDAPRRALNLTNLKKVFWPGEGITKGDLIAYYRDVAPAILPYLVDRPVVITRYPDGIDGKWFYQKDLPDWAPAWLRTVTLWSEHSQREIHYVLVDDADGLAYLANLASIPIHVWASRAADLGRPDWSIVDLDPKGAPREYVVPLALAIHELCLAIGLPHYVKTSGQTGLHILIPLGGQLTYEQARNLAYLIGMVIEGRHPTMATTHKNPARRQGRVYLDWGQNAHGQLLVAPYSVRPVPHAPVSMPLRWHEVTPDLDPHAFTIRTARARLDAMGDDPVRAILTERPDLLAALGKLQAIVAASGVGDR from the coding sequence ATGAGCAGCCCCACCGACGACGATCCGCTCGCCCGCTACCGGGACAAGCGCACGGCCGGGGCCACGCCCGAGCCGATCGGGGCCCGGCCCAGCGGCCCGCGGGCCTCGGCCGGGGTCTTCGTCGTCCACGAGCACCACGCCACCCGCACCCACTGGGACCTGCGGCTCGAGATCGACGGCGTGCTGGTGTCGTGGGCGGTGCCGCACGGGCCGACGATGGATCCCGACGTCAAGCGGCTCGCGGTCAAGGTCGAGGCCCACCCGCTCGAGTACTGCGACTTCGAGGCGGTCATCCCCGAGGGCAACTACGGCGCCGGGCCGATGGTCGTGTGGGACCGCGGCCGGTTCGTGCCCGAGCTCGATCCGCGCGAGGGCGTGCGCGACGGCGAGATCAAGTTCAGCCTGCAGGGCTACAAGCTGCGCGGCGCGTTCACGCTGGTCAAGACCGGCGGCCGCGGGCCCAAGGGCTCGCCGTCGGCGCGCGGCGGCGACGACTGGCTGCTGATCAAGAAGCGCGACGCCTGGACCGAGGCCGCGGCCAAGGCCGGGCCGCTGTCGTCGGCCAGCGTGCTGTCGGGGCTGACCGCCGAGGAGCTGGCCGCGGGCGCGCCGCGGATCGCGGCGTGGCGGGCGGCGCTGGCGGCGGTGGGCGCGCCGCGGAAGGTGATCGACCCGGGCGGGTTCGCGCCGATGCTGTGCGAGACCGCGCCGGCGCCGTTCACCAGCCCCGCCTGGATCTTCGAGCTGAAGTACGACGGCTACCGGCTGCTCGGGTGGGGCGGCGCCGGCGCGGCCATGCTGCGCTACCGCTCGAACGCTGACGCCACGGCCCGCTACCCCGAGCTGGTGGCGTCGCTCAAGGCCCTGCCGGTGCCGGGCCTGGTGATCGACGGCGAGGTGGTCGTGCTCGACGGGGAGGGCAAGCCCAACTTCAAGGCGCTGGCCGAGCGGGCCCAGGTCACGCGCAAGCACGACATCGCCCGGGCCGCGGTGGCCGCGCCGGTGGTGTGGTTCGTGTTCGATCTGCTCGGCGCCGACGGCGTCGACCTGCGCGGGCTGCCGGTCGAGGCCCGCAAGCAGCTGCTCGCGGCGATCGTGCCGCCGGCCGGGCCGATCCGCTTCGCCGAGCACGTGCCCGAGGTCGGCGCGGCGTTCCTCGCGGCCGCGGCCGGGCGCGGCCTCGAGGGCGTGGTCGGCAAGAAGCTGGGCTCGCGCTACCGGGTCGGCGCGCGCAGCAAGGACTGGGTCAAGCTCAAGGTCGACCCCGAGGCCGACTTCGCGGTGTGCGGGTTCACGCCGCCCAAGGGCTCGCGCGCGGGCCTGGGCGCGCTGCACCTGTGCGTCCTGGCCGACGGCGCCTGGCGCTACGCCGGCAAGGTCGGCTCGGGCTTCAGCGACGCCGAGCTGATCGCGCTGCGCCGCGACCTCGACGGCGCCGCGCGCTGGACGATCCCGTTCGCCCGGCCCGAGGACACCGCCGACGCGATCTGGATCGAGCCGGCCCGGGTGGTGCAGGTGCGCTACCGCGAGTGGCCCGAGGACTCGACCTTGCGGTTCCCGGTGTTCGTGCGCTTCCGCGACGACAAGCCGCCGCTCGAGTGCGGGATGCCGGCGCGCCACACCGGCGAGCTGGTCGCGCGCGCGGCCGACGCGCCGGCGGCGCTGATCGACATCACCGACGACGCGCCCCGGCGCGCGCTCAACCTGACCAACCTGAAGAAGGTGTTCTGGCCGGGCGAGGGCATCACCAAGGGCGACCTGATCGCGTACTACCGCGACGTCGCGCCGGCGATCCTGCCGTACCTGGTCGACCGCCCGGTCGTGATCACCCGCTACCCCGACGGCATCGACGGCAAGTGGTTCTATCAGAAGGATCTGCCCGACTGGGCGCCGGCGTGGCTGCGCACGGTCACGCTGTGGAGCGAGCACAGCCAGCGCGAGATCCACTACGTGCTCGTCGACGACGCCGACGGCCTCGCGTACCTCGCGAACCTGGCGTCGATCCCGATCCACGTCTGGGCCAGCCGCGCCGCGGACCTGGGCCGCCCGGACTGGTCGATCGTCGATCTCGATCCCAAGGGCGCGCCGCGCGAGTACGTCGTGCCGCTGGCGCTGGCGATCCACGAGCTGTGCCTCGCGATCGGGCTGCCGCACTACGTGAAGACCAGCGGCCAGACCGGGCTGCACATCCTGATCCCGCTGGGCGGGCAGCTCACCTACGAGCAGGCGCGCAACCTCGCGTACCTGATCGGCATGGTCATCGAGGGCCGGCACCCGACGATGGCGACGACCCACAAGAACCCGGCGCGGCGCCAGGGGCGCGTCTACCTCGACTGGGGCCAGAACGCCCACGGCCAGCTGCTGGTGGCGCCGTACTCGGTGCGGCCGGTGCCGCACGCGCCGGTGTCGATGCCGTTGCGCTGGCACGAGGTGACGCCCGACCTCGATCCGCACGCGTTCACGATCCGGACCGCGCGCGCGCGCCTCGACGCGATGGGCGACGATCCGGTGCGCGCGATCCTGACCGAGCGACCGGATCTGCTGGCGGCGCTGGGCAAGCTGCAGGCGATCGTCGCGGCCAGCGGCGTCGGCGATCGCTGA
- a CDS encoding Ku protein, with amino-acid sequence MPARAIGTATISFGLVSIPIKLYTTSESGSDVSFNMLHGACGSRLKQQYICTKDGEVVERDQMVKGYEFTKGQYVVLTGDEIKALDAVATNAIDLTEFVPASTVDPLLFEKSYYLGPDKGGERAYRLINEAMVESGLIGIATYSARGKQYVVAMRPFANGLIMHQLRYADEVKDWAEVPMPDLPEVKANELALARQIISQITVAKFDNRKYKDEVKGRVLELIQGKIDGQEITAAPEAPQGKIIDLMEALKASLGMQGAAAPAAAAPAPVAAISDTKKKPRKKSA; translated from the coding sequence ATGCCCGCCCGCGCCATCGGCACCGCCACGATCTCGTTCGGCCTCGTCTCGATCCCGATCAAGCTCTACACCACGAGCGAGAGCGGCTCGGACGTGTCGTTCAACATGCTGCACGGCGCGTGCGGCTCGCGCCTGAAGCAGCAGTACATCTGCACCAAGGACGGCGAGGTGGTCGAGCGCGACCAGATGGTCAAGGGCTACGAGTTCACCAAGGGCCAGTACGTCGTGCTGACCGGCGACGAGATCAAGGCGCTCGACGCGGTCGCGACCAACGCCATCGACCTGACCGAGTTCGTCCCGGCCAGCACGGTCGATCCGCTGCTGTTCGAGAAGTCGTACTACCTCGGGCCCGACAAGGGCGGCGAGCGCGCCTACCGGCTGATCAACGAGGCCATGGTCGAGAGCGGCCTGATCGGCATCGCCACCTACTCGGCCCGCGGCAAGCAGTACGTCGTCGCGATGCGGCCGTTCGCCAACGGCCTGATCATGCACCAGCTGCGCTACGCCGACGAGGTCAAGGACTGGGCCGAGGTGCCGATGCCCGACCTGCCCGAGGTCAAGGCCAACGAGCTGGCCCTCGCGCGGCAGATCATCTCGCAGATCACCGTCGCCAAGTTCGACAACCGCAAGTACAAGGACGAGGTCAAGGGCCGGGTCCTGGAGCTGATCCAGGGCAAGATCGACGGCCAGGAGATCACCGCCGCGCCCGAGGCGCCGCAGGGCAAGATCATCGACCTGATGGAGGCGCTCAAGGCCTCGCTCGGCATGCAGGGCGCGGCGGCGCCGGCCGCGGCGGCGCCGGCGCCGGTGGCCGCGATCTCGGACACCAAGAAGAAGCCGCGCAAGAAGTCGGCGTGA
- a CDS encoding TonB-dependent receptor produces MTPIDLATALAQAEVIELWDERPDKPFDRDTTPRQDAAELRRRGVTDVAAAIALLPDVVVREAGRGGRQIDIRGARRSAVKVLIDGVAIDDPYFGNFDLSSLPTTDLAQVRVSTAPASPIDGAGGPGGVVELHTTDAIGAAELLARATASSERASVVAVTGRHAIAAHTAVRVSATGELGDRAFDVPGPVDVDEGRRSASAAVRVEHRRGRHRLVVDAFGLARGYVVPPIEDDTAEITQIDRELLGRVSAQYDGRFGRWQVLAHAYGHGTTRLTQFFLDPTLTTPEAREDVRANRAGVGALATRGLGPRTRAVAAVHLDTEAARVDDGLTLSRGRSTVAELAAGGQFENAWLRLDGAVGVAVPLGLGAPARPEAKLVAALRPTPLVAMIATVARKGRLPTLRERFRSDTGNAALDGETNDFGEVRIELGDARLLVSSAAWARLSDGLIKTDFATRRFSNSGALDLQGLDVAATVGRDRRIEAGAAYSFVEASAPGLGEPLDFLARHRGQLHVAVRPTATVWAEVRLRLMGRRLDRQQWLPEYQAVDASVSGSRGAWVGSAQLSDLLDERYEVRAGVPSSGRAVSASVTRRW; encoded by the coding sequence GTGACGCCGATCGATCTGGCCACCGCCCTGGCCCAGGCCGAGGTCATCGAGCTGTGGGACGAGCGCCCGGACAAGCCGTTCGATCGCGACACCACGCCGCGCCAGGACGCCGCCGAGCTGCGCCGCCGCGGCGTCACCGACGTCGCGGCCGCGATCGCGCTCCTGCCCGACGTGGTCGTGCGCGAGGCCGGGCGCGGCGGCCGCCAGATCGACATCCGCGGCGCGCGCCGCAGCGCGGTCAAGGTGCTGATCGACGGCGTCGCGATCGACGACCCGTACTTCGGCAACTTCGACCTGTCGAGCTTGCCCACCACCGACCTGGCGCAGGTGCGGGTGTCGACCGCCCCGGCCTCGCCGATCGACGGCGCCGGCGGCCCCGGCGGCGTGGTCGAGCTGCACACCACCGACGCCATCGGCGCGGCCGAGCTGCTGGCCCGCGCCACCGCGTCGAGCGAGCGCGCGTCGGTGGTCGCGGTGACCGGCCGCCACGCGATCGCCGCCCACACCGCGGTGCGGGTCTCGGCGACCGGCGAGCTCGGCGACCGCGCCTTCGACGTGCCGGGCCCGGTCGACGTCGACGAGGGCCGCCGCAGCGCCAGCGCCGCGGTCCGGGTCGAGCACCGGCGCGGCCGCCATCGGCTCGTGGTCGACGCGTTCGGGCTGGCGCGCGGCTACGTCGTGCCGCCGATCGAGGACGACACCGCCGAGATCACGCAGATCGATCGCGAGCTGCTGGGCCGGGTCAGCGCCCAGTACGACGGCCGGTTCGGGCGCTGGCAGGTGCTGGCCCACGCCTACGGCCACGGCACGACCCGCCTGACCCAGTTCTTCCTCGATCCCACGCTGACCACGCCCGAGGCGCGCGAGGACGTGCGCGCCAACCGCGCCGGCGTCGGCGCGCTGGCGACCCGGGGCCTGGGCCCGCGCACCCGCGCGGTGGCCGCGGTCCACCTCGACACCGAGGCGGCGCGGGTCGACGACGGCCTGACGCTGTCGCGCGGCCGCTCGACGGTGGCCGAGCTGGCCGCGGGCGGGCAGTTCGAGAACGCGTGGCTCCGGCTCGACGGCGCCGTCGGCGTGGCGGTGCCGCTGGGCCTGGGCGCGCCGGCCCGGCCCGAGGCCAAGCTGGTGGCGGCGCTGCGACCGACGCCGCTCGTGGCGATGATCGCGACCGTCGCGCGCAAGGGCCGGCTGCCGACCCTGCGCGAGCGCTTCCGCAGCGACACCGGCAACGCCGCCCTCGACGGCGAGACCAACGACTTCGGCGAGGTCCGGATCGAGCTGGGCGACGCGCGCCTGCTGGTCAGCTCGGCGGCGTGGGCGCGCCTGAGCGACGGGTTGATCAAGACCGACTTCGCGACCCGGCGCTTCAGCAACAGCGGCGCGCTCGATCTGCAGGGCCTCGACGTCGCCGCGACCGTCGGCCGCGACCGCCGGATCGAGGCCGGCGCCGCCTACAGCTTCGTCGAGGCCAGCGCCCCGGGGCTGGGCGAGCCGCTCGACTTCCTCGCCCGCCACCGCGGCCAGCTCCACGTCGCGGTGCGACCGACCGCGACGGTCTGGGCCGAGGTGCGACTGCGGTTGATGGGCCGGCGCCTCGACCGCCAGCAGTGGCTGCCCGAGTACCAGGCGGTCGACGCCTCGGTCAGCGGCAGCCGCGGCGCCTGGGTGGGATCGGCCCAGCTGAGCGATCTCCTCGACGAGCGCTACGAGGTGCGCGCCGGCGTCCCGTCGAGCGGACGGGCGGTCTCAGCCTCGGTCACCCGCCGCTGGTGA
- a CDS encoding sigma 54-interacting transcriptional regulator — translation MIESELFGHKKGSFSGAHADHAGLVRAADHGTLFLDEIGDLPAAAQATLLRVLQEREVTPVGGTRPVAVDVRIIAATHRDLDEMIAEGLFRHDLFARLAGFRISVPALAERRPDLGILIGSLYERHFPADAVGLDLDAARLLFRYPWPLNIRELEQALTTASVLAGATPVLASHLPDAVRSGRPPGATRTAPLTPADEALRDSLCAAMRDHRGNISAIARALNKDRKQIQRWVKRFAIDPEKFK, via the coding sequence CTGATCGAGAGCGAGCTGTTCGGCCACAAGAAGGGCTCGTTCTCCGGCGCCCACGCCGATCACGCCGGCCTCGTGCGCGCGGCCGATCACGGCACGCTGTTCCTCGACGAGATCGGCGACCTGCCGGCCGCGGCGCAGGCGACGCTCCTGCGCGTGCTGCAGGAGCGCGAGGTCACGCCGGTCGGCGGCACCCGCCCGGTCGCCGTCGACGTGCGCATCATCGCCGCGACCCACCGCGACCTCGACGAGATGATCGCCGAGGGGCTGTTCCGTCACGATCTGTTCGCGCGCCTGGCCGGGTTCCGGATCTCGGTGCCGGCGCTGGCCGAGCGCCGCCCCGATCTCGGCATCCTGATCGGCTCGCTGTACGAGCGGCACTTCCCGGCCGACGCGGTGGGGCTCGACCTCGACGCCGCGCGGCTGTTGTTCCGCTACCCGTGGCCGCTCAACATCCGCGAGCTCGAGCAGGCGCTGACGACGGCCTCGGTCCTGGCCGGCGCGACGCCGGTGCTCGCCAGCCACCTGCCCGACGCCGTGCGCTCGGGCCGCCCGCCCGGCGCCACCCGCACGGCCCCGCTGACCCCCGCCGACGAGGCCCTGCGCGACAGCCTGTGCGCCGCGATGCGCGACCACCGCGGCAACATCAGCGCGATCGCCCGGGCGCTCAACAAGGACCGCAAGCAGATCCAGCGCTGGGTGAAGCGGTTCGCGATCGATCCCGAGAAGTTCAAGTAG
- a CDS encoding carboxypeptidase regulatory-like domain-containing protein codes for MRPAALALALALVVGPAQALAGGVRRPAPAPELAPRVTAQITGRVVDPAGKALAGVTVVATHADRHGPAPRRVRSDRDGQFQFALPPGEYVFVALDRELTGATPAMAVARALEVVLVVTRAMTSA; via the coding sequence ATGCGCCCCGCCGCCCTCGCGCTCGCCCTCGCCCTCGTGGTCGGCCCTGCCCAGGCCCTGGCCGGGGGCGTGCGCCGACCGGCGCCCGCGCCCGAGCTGGCGCCGCGGGTCACCGCGCAGATCACCGGACGCGTCGTCGACCCGGCCGGCAAGGCCCTGGCCGGCGTCACCGTGGTCGCGACCCACGCCGATCGTCACGGCCCCGCGCCGCGCCGCGTCCGCAGCGACCGCGACGGCCAGTTCCAGTTCGCGCTGCCGCCGGGCGAGTACGTCTTCGTCGCCCTCGATCGCGAGCTGACCGGCGCGACCCCCGCGATGGCCGTCGCGCGCGCGCTCGAGGTCGTGCTGGTGGTGACGCGCGCGATGACCAGCGCCTGA
- a CDS encoding DUF2236 domain-containing protein, translating into MIVARAELEAGLAALTAEVRDPRAGLHGPGSPAWAIERDVAIFLGGGRAALLQLAHPFVAYGVHEHSRTRDDVVGRFRRTFDNVFAMAFGTLDDALFSARRVHAIHTRITGVIGEDAGAFPRGTPYHANDDAALTWVWATLVDSVVAVYAALGEPLAPAVRADYYRGAQRFARLFGIPAASLPPTWDAFAAYVAATVASPTLTVTAPARQMAGFLFGGWLGGGARLVTAALLPPPVRAQYALRFGRRERVAYAATIAGLRAARAVTPRAAWDLPAYRDAVHRVRGLPPSRYARFVETRLFALAGRTAQRPR; encoded by the coding sequence ATGATCGTGGCGCGCGCCGAGCTGGAGGCGGGGCTAGCGGCGCTCACGGCCGAGGTGCGCGATCCGCGCGCGGGGCTGCACGGCCCCGGCAGCCCGGCCTGGGCCATCGAGCGCGACGTGGCGATCTTCCTGGGCGGCGGCCGCGCGGCGCTGCTGCAGCTCGCGCACCCGTTCGTCGCCTACGGCGTCCACGAGCACTCGCGCACCCGCGACGACGTCGTCGGTCGGTTCCGGCGCACGTTCGACAACGTGTTCGCGATGGCGTTCGGCACGCTCGACGACGCCCTGTTTTCGGCCCGCCGGGTCCACGCGATCCACACCCGCATCACCGGCGTGATCGGCGAGGACGCCGGCGCGTTCCCGCGCGGCACGCCCTACCACGCCAACGACGACGCCGCGCTGACGTGGGTGTGGGCGACCCTGGTCGACTCGGTGGTCGCGGTCTACGCCGCGCTCGGCGAGCCGCTGGCGCCGGCGGTGCGCGCCGACTACTACCGCGGCGCCCAGCGGTTCGCGCGGCTGTTCGGCATCCCGGCCGCGTCCTTGCCGCCGACCTGGGACGCCTTCGCGGCCTACGTCGCCGCGACCGTCGCGTCGCCGACCCTGACCGTCACCGCGCCGGCGCGGCAGATGGCGGGCTTCCTGTTCGGTGGCTGGCTCGGCGGCGGCGCCCGGCTGGTGACCGCGGCGCTCTTGCCGCCGCCGGTGCGCGCGCAGTACGCGCTCCGCTTCGGTCGCCGCGAGCGGGTCGCGTACGCCGCCACGATCGCCGGGCTCCGGGCCGCGCGCGCGGTCACGCCCCGCGCGGCCTGGGACCTGCCGGCCTACCGCGACGCCGTCCACCGCGTGCGCGGCCTGCCGCCGAGCCGCTACGCGCGGTTCGTCGAGACCCGGCTGTTCGCGCTGGCCGGGCGCACCGCGCAGCGGCCGCGCTGA